From one Insulibacter thermoxylanivorax genomic stretch:
- the purF gene encoding amidophosphoribosyltransferase has protein sequence MRCERDESLRTGKIWSGDYYNEGLVSKHDQVFDKLGEECGVFGVFGHPDAAHLAYYGLHALQHRGQESAGICISDGEQFHYHRDLGLVKEIFDGKIMSGLRGTMGIAHVRYAPSSEKSSAEIKMANAQPLVFKYREGDLAIAANGSLVNAKELRDRLERAGSIFQTTGDTEVLAHLIARSSHDDIVDAVKEALHQVDGAYAFLFLTRTKLIAAKDPHGLRPFVLGKLGDAYVFASETCAFDAIGAEYVRDIEPGELLVLELGSGKLRAGRFTEPKRRAICAMEYIYFARPDSDIDAVNIHMARKRMGRRLAMESFVDADVVTGVPDSSISAAIGYAEKTGIPYEIGLIKNRYMGRTFIQPSQALREQGVKMKLSAVRKVVEGKRVVMIDDSIVRGTTSLRIVNLLREAGAKEVHVRISSPPFQNPCFYGIDTPTRKDLIAAQKSVEQIRQAINADSLYFLSHEGLLESIGRGDGSEYNRGLCTACFDNNYPTRLYGIHEDERAGMKDGNEVLGGTSSELQFMSPRSDYAKV, from the coding sequence ATGCGCTGTGAGCGGGATGAATCCCTTCGGACAGGGAAGATCTGGTCCGGGGATTATTACAACGAAGGTCTCGTGAGCAAACACGACCAGGTCTTCGACAAATTGGGGGAAGAGTGCGGCGTATTCGGGGTGTTCGGTCATCCCGATGCGGCACACTTGGCTTACTACGGCCTCCATGCCCTGCAGCACCGCGGTCAGGAAAGTGCAGGCATCTGTATCTCCGACGGTGAGCAGTTTCATTATCATCGCGATTTGGGATTGGTGAAGGAAATCTTCGACGGCAAGATCATGAGCGGACTGCGCGGGACGATGGGCATCGCGCACGTCCGCTATGCGCCGTCCAGCGAAAAATCTTCTGCTGAGATCAAGATGGCGAATGCCCAGCCCTTGGTGTTCAAGTATCGGGAAGGGGATCTGGCGATCGCTGCGAACGGGAGCCTCGTGAATGCAAAGGAACTTCGGGATCGCCTGGAGCGTGCGGGTTCGATCTTCCAGACGACGGGGGATACGGAGGTGCTCGCCCATCTCATCGCCCGTTCTTCCCATGACGATATCGTGGATGCGGTCAAAGAGGCGCTTCACCAGGTCGACGGCGCTTATGCCTTCCTCTTCCTGACGCGCACGAAGCTGATCGCGGCCAAGGATCCGCACGGCCTGCGTCCCTTCGTATTGGGCAAGCTCGGCGATGCATATGTGTTCGCGTCGGAAACCTGCGCCTTCGATGCGATCGGCGCGGAGTATGTGCGGGATATCGAGCCGGGCGAGCTGCTCGTCCTTGAACTCGGCAGCGGGAAGCTGCGTGCAGGGCGGTTCACGGAACCGAAGCGGCGCGCCATCTGTGCGATGGAATACATCTACTTCGCACGGCCCGATTCGGATATCGATGCTGTGAATATCCACATGGCGCGCAAGCGGATGGGACGCCGGCTGGCGATGGAGTCCTTCGTCGATGCGGATGTCGTGACGGGCGTTCCGGATTCGAGCATCTCGGCGGCGATCGGCTATGCGGAAAAGACGGGCATCCCGTATGAGATCGGGCTGATCAAGAACCGCTACATGGGCCGCACCTTCATCCAGCCGAGCCAGGCGCTTCGCGAACAGGGTGTGAAGATGAAGCTGAGCGCTGTGCGCAAAGTCGTCGAAGGCAAACGGGTCGTCATGATCGATGACTCCATCGTGCGCGGTACAACGTCGCTTCGCATCGTCAATCTGCTGCGGGAAGCAGGAGCGAAGGAAGTGCATGTGCGGATCTCGTCGCCGCCTTTTCAGAATCCGTGTTTCTACGGCATCGATACGCCTACGCGGAAGGATCTGATCGCTGCGCAGAAATCCGTGGAGCAGATTCGACAGGCGATCAATGCGGATTCGCTGTATTTTCTCAGCCATGAGGGCTTGCTTGAGTCGATCGGCCGCGGCGACGGCAGCGAGTACAACCGCGGGCTGTGCACGGCATGTTTTGACAACAACTATCCGACCCGATTGTACGGGATTCATGAAGATGAGCGAGCAGGGATGAAGGACGGAAACGAAGTCCTGGGCGGAACATCTTCTGAGCTGCAGTTCATGAGCCCCCGTTCCGATTATGCGAAGGTGTAA
- the purM gene encoding phosphoribosylformylglycinamidine cyclo-ligase has translation MSDAYKQAGVDIAAGNEAVERMKKHVKRTFRSEVLTDLGGFGALFDLDLKRYEEPVLVSGTDGVGTKLMLAFMMDKHDTIGIDAVAMCVNDIVVQGAEPLFFLDYLACGKVVPEKIEAIVAGIAEGCVQAGCALIGGETAEMPGMYGEDEYDIAGFAVGIVDKKKLIDGRSICPGDAVIGLASSGVHSNGFSLVRRLLLEQQGYQLTDVVPEAGGDSGKTLGEVLLEPTRIYVKTILALKEQVTLKGMSHITGGGFIENIPRILPADVDVEIDYVSWPILPIFKHLQEVGRISGRDMFTTFNMGIGMVLIVPEEEAEQTLQLAQELGEAAYRIGTVIPGERKVRFKGAEIA, from the coding sequence ATGTCCGATGCATATAAACAAGCCGGGGTCGATATCGCCGCGGGCAATGAGGCCGTCGAGCGAATGAAGAAGCATGTCAAGCGCACCTTCCGGTCGGAGGTGCTGACGGATCTGGGCGGCTTCGGCGCACTGTTCGACCTGGATCTGAAGCGCTATGAGGAGCCCGTGCTTGTCTCGGGTACCGACGGGGTCGGCACGAAGCTGATGCTGGCCTTCATGATGGACAAACACGACACGATCGGCATCGATGCCGTCGCCATGTGCGTCAATGACATCGTCGTGCAAGGAGCGGAGCCGCTGTTCTTCCTCGATTATCTTGCATGCGGCAAGGTGGTGCCGGAGAAGATCGAGGCGATCGTGGCCGGCATCGCAGAGGGCTGCGTACAAGCGGGCTGTGCCTTGATCGGCGGCGAGACGGCGGAGATGCCGGGGATGTACGGCGAGGATGAATATGATATCGCCGGATTCGCCGTAGGCATCGTCGATAAGAAGAAGCTGATCGACGGCCGCAGCATCTGCCCGGGCGATGCCGTGATCGGCCTGGCTTCCAGCGGCGTGCACAGCAACGGCTTCTCCTTGGTGCGCAGGCTGCTTCTCGAACAGCAGGGCTATCAATTGACGGATGTGGTGCCGGAGGCAGGCGGTGACAGCGGCAAGACGCTGGGTGAGGTCCTGCTCGAGCCGACGAGGATCTACGTGAAGACGATCCTGGCACTTAAGGAACAAGTGACGCTGAAGGGCATGTCCCATATTACCGGCGGCGGTTTCATCGAGAATATCCCGCGCATCCTGCCGGCTGATGTGGATGTCGAGATTGATTACGTCTCATGGCCGATCCTGCCGATCTTCAAACATCTGCAGGAAGTCGGCAGGATCAGCGGCCGCGATATGTTCACGACCTTCAATATGGGCATCGGCATGGTGTTGATCGTGCCGGAAGAGGAAGCGGAGCAGACGCTGCAGCTGGCGCAGGAATTGGGTGAAGCGGCGTACCGGATCGGCACGGTCATCCCCGGCGAACGCAAGGTGAGATTCAAGGGAGCGGAGATCGCATGA
- the purN gene encoding phosphoribosylglycinamide formyltransferase — MRKRIAIFASGSGSNFQAIVDAQRRGEIDAEIALLVCDKPQAKVVERAEQAGVKAFTFRPKDYPSREAYEAMLVQVLEEHRIDLIVLAGYMRLITRVLLEPYEGRIINIHPSLLPSFPGVEGIGDAYRYGVKVTGVTVHYVDDGMDTGPIIAQVPVSIEPQDTLETLAEKIHAAEHALYPKVIQWICEGRVRLDGRRVLIDGLS; from the coding sequence ATGAGGAAGCGCATCGCCATATTCGCCTCAGGGAGCGGGTCGAATTTTCAGGCGATCGTCGATGCTCAGCGCCGCGGCGAGATCGATGCGGAGATTGCCCTGCTCGTCTGCGATAAGCCGCAGGCGAAGGTGGTTGAGCGGGCGGAGCAGGCAGGCGTGAAGGCCTTCACCTTCCGGCCGAAGGATTATCCCTCCCGCGAGGCCTATGAGGCGATGCTCGTTCAGGTGCTGGAAGAACATCGGATCGATCTGATCGTACTCGCCGGCTATATGCGGCTGATCACCCGGGTGTTGCTCGAGCCGTATGAAGGCAGGATCATCAACATCCATCCTTCGCTTCTGCCGAGTTTCCCGGGGGTGGAAGGCATCGGTGATGCCTATCGCTACGGCGTGAAAGTGACGGGCGTGACGGTGCATTATGTCGACGACGGGATGGATACGGGACCGATCATCGCTCAGGTCCCCGTGTCGATCGAACCGCAGGATACGCTGGAGACGCTGGCTGAGAAGATCCATGCGGCGGAGCACGCCCTCTATCCCAAGGTGATCCAGTGGATCTGTGAAGGGCGTGTGCGATTGGATGGACGGCGTGTGTTGATCGATGGATTATCGTAA